A portion of the Punica granatum isolate Tunisia-2019 chromosome 7, ASM765513v2, whole genome shotgun sequence genome contains these proteins:
- the LOC116213058 gene encoding cytochrome P450 71D9-like, which translates to MELQSSSLLLFISISLLIFRVLKIGLWSKSNRLNPNLPPGPWKLPIIGSLHHLFGPLPHRALRNLARKYGPLMHLQLGEVTLIVVSSPKLAKEVMKTHDINFASRPKVLGPRILTYGCTGINFSPYGEYWRQLRKIGMLELFSTKRIQSSRWIREEEASKLIQRITSNVGSPINLTEHLFSLAYTNIFRTAVGRKSTLQDPERFVKLINAALLAGSFAIEDTFPSYTFLRFISRTRSKVERLHREIDSILDNIITEHREAGIKTTGTDEDREDLIDALLTFEKRDNQGFSLSTSNIKAVIFDLFAAGGDTPQATLDWAMAEMIKNLTVLEKAQAEVRWVFKRQGGVREDGLSDLKYLKLVIKEVLRLHPPVTMLLPRECGERCEINGFEIPEKATVLIHAWAIGRDPEYWDEPETFDPERFLNSPIDHRGNNFEYIPFGAGRRMCPSMNLGLAFVEYQLATLLYHFDWKLPDGMKNEDLDMTETFSVVIRRKHDLYLIPTPYHP; encoded by the exons ATGGAGCTCCAATCCTCCTCTCTTCTCCTATTCATTTCCATCTCACTCCTCATCTTTAGAGTCCTGAAGATAGGACTATGGTCCAAATCGAATCGCCTGAACCCGAACCTTCCTCCCGGACCGTGGAAACTACCCATCATAGGGAGCTTGCACCATTTGTTCGGGCCTCTGCCCCACCGCGCGCTAAGAAACTTGGCCAGAAAATATGGGCCCTTGATGCATCTTCAGCTCGGGGAAGTTACCCTAATTGTAGTTTCTTCACCTAAACTTGCTAAAGAGGTGATGAAAACGCACGATATCAACTTTGCTTCCAGGCCAAAGGTTCTTGGCCCGAGGATCCTGACCTACGGCTGCACAGGCATTAATTTCTCACCGTACGGGGAGTATTGGAGGCAACTCCGAAAGATTGGCATGCTGGAGCTATTCAGCACGAAAAGGATCCAATCTTCCAGGTGGAtcagagaagaagaagcatcGAAGCTCATTCAACGGATCACGTCGAACGTGGGATCGCCAATCAACCTCACGGAGCATTTATTTTCACTAGCTTACACCAATATATTTAGAACAGCTGTTGGTAGGAAAAGCACCCTTCAAGATCCGGAGAGATTCGTCAAGCTGATCAATGCGGCACTTTTGGCAGGCAGTTTTGCTATCGAGGATACATTTCCTTCATACACTTTCCTTCGCTTCATCAGCAGGACCAGATCTAAAGTTGAGAGACTGCACCGAGAAATTGACAGTATACTGGATAACATCATCACTGAGCATCGAGAGGCTGGAATAAAGACGACCGGGACAGATGAAGATAGGGAGGATCTGATCGATGCTCTTTTGACATTTGAGAAGCGTGACAATCAAGGATTTTCCCTAAGCACGAGCAACATCAAAGCAGTGATCTTT GATCTTTTCGCTGCTGGGGGCGACACACCTCAAGCCACGCTAGATTGGGCCATGGCGGAGATGATAAAGAACCTGACGGTCCTCGAGAAGGCACAAGCCGAGGTGAGGTGGGTTTTCAAAAGGCAAGGGGGAGTTCGGGAAGATGGTCTATCCGATCTAAAGTACTTGAAGTTGGTCATAAAAGAGGTGCTAAGACTCCACCCGCCTGTCACCATGCTGCTTCCGAGAGAGTGCGGAGAAAGATGTGAGATTAACGGGTTCGAGATACCCGAGAAAGCTACGGTGCTTATCCACGCGTGGGCCATTGGAAGAGATCCTGAGTATTGGGACGAACCAGAAACATTTGATCCCGAGAGATTCCTGAACAGTCCAATCGACCACAGGGGTAATAACTTTGAATACATCCCGTTCGGGGCAGGAAGGAGGATGTGCCCGAGCATGAATCTCGGGCTCGCCTTCGTGGAATATCAGCTCGCGACTCTTCTGTATCATTTCGACTGGAAACTGCCTGATGGAATGAAGAATGAAGACCTAGACATGACGGAGACGTTCTCCGTGGTTATTAGGAGGAAGCATGATCTGTATTTAATCCCCACTCCTTACCATCCTTAA